One stretch of Gammaproteobacteria bacterium DNA includes these proteins:
- a CDS encoding sensor histidine kinase, producing the protein MKPREPVSSSSLFLPDFCGIGTVFVVVLIAELLAFVLTFATPGDYGSHVNHLARSSLFIQWVALSCVAMLCASRDLLSRLGDKRAATVSYLSVLAVTWLISELAWWIMQQAPIGDTAFQETHGAFLLRTVGISAIASAVTLRYFYVQHQWKKNVESEAEARIQALQSRIRPHFLFNCMNTIASLTRKDPALAEQALEDLADLFRASLSDAKKRVGLAEELALCRRYLHIEGLRLGDRLRTDWAIDELPGDALLPALTIQPLLDNAIYHGIQPLPEGGMIRIVGKRDGAKLTITIDNPLPETTPNTQHEGNRLAQENVRQRLKGFYGSQGTLTVDSENGCYRVCVSFPYQRAQDEDSSR; encoded by the coding sequence ATGAAACCCCGCGAGCCTGTAAGTAGCAGTTCCCTGTTTCTGCCGGATTTTTGCGGGATTGGTACCGTATTTGTGGTGGTGCTCATCGCCGAATTGCTCGCATTCGTGCTAACGTTCGCCACACCCGGGGACTACGGCAGCCACGTTAACCATCTTGCCCGAAGCTCTTTATTTATTCAGTGGGTCGCCTTGTCCTGTGTGGCAATGCTCTGTGCTAGCCGCGATTTATTGAGTCGCTTGGGAGATAAACGGGCGGCGACTGTGAGTTACCTTTCCGTGTTGGCAGTGACTTGGCTTATCAGCGAACTCGCTTGGTGGATTATGCAACAGGCGCCCATAGGCGATACGGCGTTCCAGGAAACGCATGGGGCGTTCCTCTTGCGCACTGTGGGTATCAGCGCGATCGCCAGCGCGGTGACGCTGCGCTATTTTTATGTTCAACATCAGTGGAAGAAGAATGTTGAGTCTGAAGCGGAGGCGCGGATACAGGCGCTTCAGTCGCGCATCCGTCCCCATTTTCTCTTTAATTGTATGAATACGATTGCGAGTTTGACTCGTAAGGATCCAGCACTTGCCGAACAGGCGCTGGAAGATTTGGCAGATCTCTTCAGAGCCAGTTTGTCCGATGCTAAGAAACGGGTTGGGCTCGCAGAAGAACTCGCACTCTGCCGGCGCTACCTTCATATTGAGGGTCTGCGCCTAGGTGATCGACTCCGGACGGATTGGGCGATTGATGAGTTGCCAGGCGATGCGTTATTGCCCGCCTTGACCATACAGCCACTATTGGATAACGCCATCTATCATGGTATTCAGCCTTTGCCTGAAGGCGGTATGATCCGGATCGTGGGAAAACGAGACGGGGCGAAACTGACCATCACGATAGACAATCCATTACCCGAAACCACACCAAACACGCAACACGAGGGCAACCGGTTGGCTCAGGAGAACGTGCGGCAGCGGCTTAAGGGATTTTATGGAAGCCAAGGCACCTTAACGGTTGATAGTGAAAACGGATGCTACCGGGTCTGCGTGAGCTTTCCTTATCAACGAGCGCAGGATGAAGATTCTAGTCGTTGA